Proteins found in one Eriocheir sinensis breed Jianghai 21 chromosome 14, ASM2467909v1, whole genome shotgun sequence genomic segment:
- the LOC126998670 gene encoding uncharacterized protein LOC126998670 isoform X2 — protein sequence MTVREANLSSLVDHSSKTAMRHRAASQPFLTLVLIGAAGLVLAVPSPPPPPLATPRPELLALFQDYWHWKTQDYPQFATQVGINDNTAGRLDSLSMKHFESRKAKCEEFLQRAYEIDTSLLSPDDLVNLKVFKDEMITFIDNFPYMKYYAPVNLMDGPQINFRNMVQKQMVLQEYNDYQKLLSRYGEFPRQAQEILALLKGNIESGLMPSNWSLVGVVDQLDSFSGAVEDSVFYKPFIHMPHTITTEQRTTLRQQAQERIKQDLMPSFKKIRDFIVSEYLPATRSEEAVTSLPGGEDYYRACLKFHTSTNLTPQEIHTLGMTEVARVEEEAQKTAAEIDMEGKTFAEISQALKADTSFGFSSKSELLDYIRHTLYSVIYPRVFEMFPDLPSTNVTVEGNDDPNAVLAKYSSSSIDGTRPGTYVISTHNPARWKKFELMAVTLHEAVPGHHLQSIYGENNPSTPNFRKFADFTFGLNAPARFPPHNVFVEGWGLYAEFLGEELNLYRDPYEKLGRYSFELLRASRLVVDTGIHALGWSRDRAMAFLQDHTALAKETIGMEVNRYITYPGQACAYKIGEIKIKELRQKAQNALGSLFRLLDFHNVLLGCSGPVKILEECITNYIEQTNSVMEKGGEEKEDEESSKAEESKSADQDNGDADANINISDTPNWATALLAPSVAMVLTVCVVHLPLL from the exons ACAGCTATGAGGCACCGAGCAGCGAGCCAACCCTTCCTGACGCTGGTGCTCATAGGCGCGGCGGGGCTGGTGCTGGCcgtgccctcccctcccccgccgcccttggCCACCCCCCGCCCTGAGTTGCTCGCCCTCTTCCAAGACTACTGGCACTGGAAGACTCAGGACTACCCGCAGTTTGCCACGCAG GTTGGCATCAACGACAACACAGCTGGTCGCCTCGACTCTTTAAGCATGAAGCACTTCGAAAGCAGGAAG GCCAAATGTGAGGAGTTCCTACAACGGGCCTATGAGATCGACACCAGCCTGCTGTCGCCTGATGACCTGGTGAACCTCAAGGTGTTCAAGGACGAGATGATCACCTTCATCGACAACTTCCCCTACATGAA GTACTATGCTCCCGTCAACCTAATGGACGGGCCACAGATCAACTTCAGGAATATGGTGCAGAAACAGATGGTGCTGCAGGAGTACAACGACTACCAGAAGCTGCTGTCACG GTACGGAGAGTTCCCGCGGCAGGCACAGGAGATCCTCGCACTACTCAAAGGCAACATCGAAAGCGGCCTCATGCCCTCAAACTGGTCcttg GTTGGGGTGGTGGACCAGCTGGACAGCTTCAGCGGCGCTGTGGAAGACTCGGTGTTCTACAAGCCATTCATTCACATgccccacaccatcaccacagaaCAAAG AACCACGCTGAGGCAGCAGGCGCAGGAAAGGATCAAGCAGGACCTGATGCCCTCCTTCAAGAAGATCCGGGACTTTATAGTG AGTGAATACCTGCCGGCCACTCGTAGTGAGGAGGCGGTGACGTCCCTGCCCGGCGGCGAGGACTACTACCGGGCGTGTCTCAAGTTCCACACCAGCACCAACCTGACACCGCAGGAGATACACACGCTGGGCATGACAGAGGTGGcccgggtggaggaggaggcacagaag ACCGCAGCAGAGATTGACATGGAGGGCAAGACCTTCGCGGAGATCAGCCAGGCCCTCAAGGCAGACACCAGCTTTGGGTTCAGCAGCAAGAGTGAGCTTCTGGACTACATCAGGCACACCCTCTACAGTGTGATCTACCCGCGAGTGTTTGAAATGTTCCCTGATCTGCCATCCACCAATGTCAC AGTGGAGGGAAACGACGACCCCAATGCAGTACTGGCAAAGTACTCGTCATCATCCATAGATGGCACGCGGCCTGGCACCTACGTCATCAGCACTCACAATCCAGCCCGGTG GAAGAAGTTTGAGCTGATGGCGGTGACCCTACATGAGGCAGTGCCCGGCCATCACTTGCAGTCCATCTACGGAGAAAATAATCCTTCTACACCAAACTTCAGGAAATTCGCGGACTTCACTTTCGGACTCAACGCTCCAGCAAGGTTCCCACCACACAATGTCTTTGTGGAGGGCTGGGGACTATATGCAGAGTTTCTTGGGGAGGAACTGAACCTCTACAGAGATCCCTACGAGAA ACTGGGGCGCTACTCCTTTGAGCTGCTGCGAGCCAGCCGTCTGGTGGTGGACACGGGGATACATGCGCTGGGCTGGTCCAGGGACAGGGCCATGGCCTTCCTGCAAGACCACACTGCCTTGGCCAAAGAGACCATTGGG ATGGAGGTCAACAGATACATCACATATCCAGGCCAGGCCTGTGCTTACAAGATAGGAGAGATCAAGATCAAAGAGCTGCGGCAGAAGGCCCAGAACGCCCTCGGTAGTCTGTTCCGCCTGTTAGACTTCCACAATGTGCTGCTGGGCTGCAGTGGGCCCGTCAAGATCCTGGAGGAGTGCATCACAAACTACATAGAGCAGACAAACTCggtgatggagaaaggaggagaagaaaaggaagacgaagaaagttCTAAAGCAGAGGAAAGCAAGTCTGCAGACCAAGATAACGGTGATGCTGACGCCAACATTAATATTTCAGACACGCCCAACTGGGCAACAGCACTATTAGCGCCCAGTGTGGCGATGGTATTGACGGTGTGTGTGGTGCACCTGCCCCTCCTTTGA
- the LOC126998670 gene encoding uncharacterized protein LOC126998670 isoform X3 — protein sequence MRHRAASQPFLTLVLIGAAGLVLAVPSPPPPPLATPRPELLALFQDYWHWKTQDYPQFATQVGINDNTAGRLDSLSMKHFESRKAKCEEFLQRAYEIDTSLLSPDDLVNLKVFKDEMITFIDNFPYMKYYAPVNLMDGPQINFRNMVQKQMVLQEYNDYQKLLSRYGEFPRQAQEILALLKGNIESGLMPSNWSLVGVVDQLDSFSGAVEDSVFYKPFIHMPHTITTEQRTTLRQQAQERIKQDLMPSFKKIRDFIVSEYLPATRSEEAVTSLPGGEDYYRACLKFHTSTNLTPQEIHTLGMTEVARVEEEAQKTAAEIDMEGKTFAEISQALKADTSFGFSSKSELLDYIRHTLYSVIYPRVFEMFPDLPSTNVTVEGNDDPNAVLAKYSSSSIDGTRPGTYVISTHNPARWKKFELMAVTLHEAVPGHHLQSIYGENNPSTPNFRKFADFTFGLNAPARFPPHNVFVEGWGLYAEFLGEELNLYRDPYEKLGRYSFELLRASRLVVDTGIHALGWSRDRAMAFLQDHTALAKETIGMEVNRYITYPGQACAYKIGEIKIKELRQKAQNALGSLFRLLDFHNVLLGCSGPVKILEECITNYIEQTNSVMEKGGEEKEDEESSKAEESKSADQDNGDADANINISDTPNWATALLAPSVAMVLTVCVVHLPLL from the exons ATGAGGCACCGAGCAGCGAGCCAACCCTTCCTGACGCTGGTGCTCATAGGCGCGGCGGGGCTGGTGCTGGCcgtgccctcccctcccccgccgcccttggCCACCCCCCGCCCTGAGTTGCTCGCCCTCTTCCAAGACTACTGGCACTGGAAGACTCAGGACTACCCGCAGTTTGCCACGCAG GTTGGCATCAACGACAACACAGCTGGTCGCCTCGACTCTTTAAGCATGAAGCACTTCGAAAGCAGGAAG GCCAAATGTGAGGAGTTCCTACAACGGGCCTATGAGATCGACACCAGCCTGCTGTCGCCTGATGACCTGGTGAACCTCAAGGTGTTCAAGGACGAGATGATCACCTTCATCGACAACTTCCCCTACATGAA GTACTATGCTCCCGTCAACCTAATGGACGGGCCACAGATCAACTTCAGGAATATGGTGCAGAAACAGATGGTGCTGCAGGAGTACAACGACTACCAGAAGCTGCTGTCACG GTACGGAGAGTTCCCGCGGCAGGCACAGGAGATCCTCGCACTACTCAAAGGCAACATCGAAAGCGGCCTCATGCCCTCAAACTGGTCcttg GTTGGGGTGGTGGACCAGCTGGACAGCTTCAGCGGCGCTGTGGAAGACTCGGTGTTCTACAAGCCATTCATTCACATgccccacaccatcaccacagaaCAAAG AACCACGCTGAGGCAGCAGGCGCAGGAAAGGATCAAGCAGGACCTGATGCCCTCCTTCAAGAAGATCCGGGACTTTATAGTG AGTGAATACCTGCCGGCCACTCGTAGTGAGGAGGCGGTGACGTCCCTGCCCGGCGGCGAGGACTACTACCGGGCGTGTCTCAAGTTCCACACCAGCACCAACCTGACACCGCAGGAGATACACACGCTGGGCATGACAGAGGTGGcccgggtggaggaggaggcacagaag ACCGCAGCAGAGATTGACATGGAGGGCAAGACCTTCGCGGAGATCAGCCAGGCCCTCAAGGCAGACACCAGCTTTGGGTTCAGCAGCAAGAGTGAGCTTCTGGACTACATCAGGCACACCCTCTACAGTGTGATCTACCCGCGAGTGTTTGAAATGTTCCCTGATCTGCCATCCACCAATGTCAC AGTGGAGGGAAACGACGACCCCAATGCAGTACTGGCAAAGTACTCGTCATCATCCATAGATGGCACGCGGCCTGGCACCTACGTCATCAGCACTCACAATCCAGCCCGGTG GAAGAAGTTTGAGCTGATGGCGGTGACCCTACATGAGGCAGTGCCCGGCCATCACTTGCAGTCCATCTACGGAGAAAATAATCCTTCTACACCAAACTTCAGGAAATTCGCGGACTTCACTTTCGGACTCAACGCTCCAGCAAGGTTCCCACCACACAATGTCTTTGTGGAGGGCTGGGGACTATATGCAGAGTTTCTTGGGGAGGAACTGAACCTCTACAGAGATCCCTACGAGAA ACTGGGGCGCTACTCCTTTGAGCTGCTGCGAGCCAGCCGTCTGGTGGTGGACACGGGGATACATGCGCTGGGCTGGTCCAGGGACAGGGCCATGGCCTTCCTGCAAGACCACACTGCCTTGGCCAAAGAGACCATTGGG ATGGAGGTCAACAGATACATCACATATCCAGGCCAGGCCTGTGCTTACAAGATAGGAGAGATCAAGATCAAAGAGCTGCGGCAGAAGGCCCAGAACGCCCTCGGTAGTCTGTTCCGCCTGTTAGACTTCCACAATGTGCTGCTGGGCTGCAGTGGGCCCGTCAAGATCCTGGAGGAGTGCATCACAAACTACATAGAGCAGACAAACTCggtgatggagaaaggaggagaagaaaaggaagacgaagaaagttCTAAAGCAGAGGAAAGCAAGTCTGCAGACCAAGATAACGGTGATGCTGACGCCAACATTAATATTTCAGACACGCCCAACTGGGCAACAGCACTATTAGCGCCCAGTGTGGCGATGGTATTGACGGTGTGTGTGGTGCACCTGCCCCTCCTTTGA